From a single Solanum dulcamara chromosome 4, daSolDulc1.2, whole genome shotgun sequence genomic region:
- the LOC129887326 gene encoding uncharacterized protein LOC129887326, translating to MGRNCGNESEAKWQLASEICDLSIPCSHLYPTFIDWYRLLDVDESVGVDVIKQRYRKLALQLHPDKNKHPKAHIAFKLLYQAYVCLTDEASREAFETDRRNHICPKCSIKSSEKTPRQRNVAQVVKTFPPPDMERTVSRSISRRVKELKARFTEEVAVINTCLKAKSSLSTYSMNQPQTLTRQNETPIFNPSNYELQGYPHPSNYRKLLHRFQERSTENNVSSYPVFEPRSEKEAYVHRFSRTSSKHMFDN from the exons ATGGGAAGAAATTGTGGAAACGAATCTGAGGCAAAATGGCAATTGGCGTCAGAAATTTGTGATCTCTCAATTCCTTGTTCTCATCTCTATCCCACATTCATCGACTGGTATCGTCTTCTTGAT GTGGATGAGAGTGTTGGAGTAGATGTGATTAAGCAGCGATATCGTAAACTAG CATTGCAGCTTCATCCTGATAAGAACAAACATCCCAAAGCCCACATTGCATTCAAGTTGCTTTACCAG GCATATGTTTGCCTGACGGATGAAGCAAGCAGAGAGGCTTTTGAAACTGACAGAAGAAACCACATATGCCCGAAGTGCTCCATAAAATCAAGTGAAAAAACACCTAGACAGAGAAATGTTGCACAAGTGGTTAAAACATTTCCTCCTCCAGACATGGAACGGACAGTTTCCAGAAGCATTTCACGTCGTGTTAAAGAACTTAAAGCCAGATTTACGGAAGAAGTTGCAGTTATAAACACCTGCTTGAAGGCCAAGTCTTCACTCTCTACTTACTCAATGAACCAACCTCAGACTTTGACAAGACAAAATGAGACACCAATCTTCAACCCATCAAATTATGAGTTACAAGGCTATCCTCATCCTAGCAATTATAGGAAGTTGCTTCATAGATTTCAGGAAAGAAGCACTGAGAATAATGTTTCTAGCTACCCAGTGTTTGAGCCCAGATCAGAAAAGGAAGCCTATGTACATAGATTTAGTAGAACCAGCTCTAAGCATATGTTCGACAACTAA
- the LOC129887325 gene encoding pumilio homolog 24: protein MAAKPDDSKKRKHDPTAGGKSAPKKLKSSTDKVLKKPHKSSKQLGDKKPHVPVDSKRERRLQAKELAEARKKKRKKHYTLEQELASLWEKMRTRNIAKEERSRLVSDALKKMKGKIPEIASSHVSSRVLQTCVKHCTQDERNAVFVEIRPHFITLATNTYAVHLVTKMLDNASKEQQAQFISALHGHVATLLRHMVGSLVVEHAYQLGNAAQKQTLLMELYSPELQLFKDLISAKEARLVDVISNLQLQKGSVIRHMSSVLQPILEKGILDHSIIHRALVEYLTIADQSSAAEIIQQLSSPDLVRMIHTKDGSKIGIFCVKHGSAKERKKIIKGMKDKVGKIARDKCGALVLVSILSIVDDTKLLSKVIIRELEGILKELLSDQNGRRSFLQLLHPNSSRHFSPDELAALGLSVPSLVTKSPTEVNVALGEEAETSGLGEAGKEDADATQSSHVNEGGKKDPLTRRQELLVHSGLAEKLIDACCETAEELLRSNFGKDVIYEVAMGGADSILRPTLDGKLETLHGVIASLAAHPKMEGSDKQHLFEHFHSSRTIRRLILDSPSFACTLYEKALKGKCSIWAEGHSAKVICALLETTSSMVHKLVKKEVQPLVDDGILKLAK from the exons ATGGCGGCTAAACCAGACGATTCCAAAAAGCGAAAGCATGATCCAACAGCCGGAGGTAAATCAGCTCCCAAGAAACTGAAATCATCAACAGACAAGGTTCTGAAGAAACCCCATAAATCGTCAAAGCAGCTGGGAGATAAGAAGCCTCATGTCCCAGTTGACTCCAAGCGAGAGCGTCGTTTACAGGCAAAG GAGCTAGCTGAAgcaaggaagaagaagaggaagaaacaTTACACATTGGAGCAA GAGCTCGCATCACTATGGGAGAAGATGAGAACTCGAAATATTGCGAAAGAAGAAAGATCAAG ATTGGTGAGTGATGCTTTGAAGAAAATGAAAGGGAAGATCCCTGAAATAGCAAGCTCCCATGTTTCTTCTCGTGTTCTTCAG ACTTGTGTGAAACATTGTACACAAGATGAAAGGAATGCTGTGTTTGTGGAGATTCGACCCCATTTTATCACTCTTGCTACCAATACCTATGCAGTTCATCTAGTGACAAAGATGCTTGATAATG CATCCAAAGAGCAGCAGGCACAATTTATTTCCGCTCTTCATGGGCATGTTGCTACTCTTCTTAGGCATATGGTTGGTTCGCTTG TTGTTGAACATGCTTATCAGTTGGGAAATGCAGCTCAAAAACAAACTCTTCTGATGGAGCTGTATTCCCCAGAGCTTCAGTTGTTCAAAGATTTGATCTCAGCGAAGGAAGCAAG GCTAGTTGATGTTATATCCAACCTACAGCTTCAAAAGGGTTCAGTCATACGACACATGTCTTCTGTACTTCAGCCTATTTTGGAGAAAGGAATACTGGACCACTCAATTATACACAGGGCACTTGTGGAGTACTTAACTATTGCTGATCAG TCTTCTGCTGCAGAAATAATCCAGCAGTTGTCAAGTCCAGACCTTGTTCGCATGATTCATACGAAAGATGGATCCAAGATTGGGATATTCTGCGTCAAACATGGGAGTGCAAAG GAGCGGAAGAAGATCATCAAAGGGATGAAAGACAAGGTTGGAAAGATAGCACGTGATAAATGTGGGGCTTTG GTGCTTGTCTCCATCCTTTCAATTGTCGATGACACGAAACTTCTATCAAAG GTCATCATTCGTGAGCTTGAAGGAATTCTGAAGGAGCTTCTTTCAGATCAG AATGGTAGGCGCTCATTCTTGCAATTACTGCATCCAAATAGCTCGCGCCATTTTAGCCCTGATGAGCTAGCAGCCCTTGGTTTATCTGTTCCTTCGCTTGTCACCAAG AGCCCCACAGAAGTAAATGTTGCATTGGGTGAAGAAGCAGAAACTTCAGGGCTTGGTGAAGCTGGTAAAGAAGATGCTGATGCCACCCAGAGTTCACATGTGAATGAAGGAGGAAAGAAGGATCCTCTTACAAGGCGGCAAGAATTATTGGTCCATAGTGGGCTAGCTGAG AAACTCATCGATGCATGTTGTGAGACGGCGGAGGAATTGCTAAGATCAAACTTCGGTAAAGATGTCATATATGAG GTTGCCATGGGAGGTGCTGACAGCATCCTTCGTCCAACTTTAGATGGAAAGTTGGAAACCTTACATGGTGTTATAGCATCTCTGGCAGCACATCCTAAAATGGAGGGGTCAGATAAACAACATCTCTTTGAACACTTCCATTCTAGCAGGACCATCAGAAGACTGATCTTGGACTCCCCTTCTTTTGCTTGCACTTTGTATGAAAAAGCGCTGAAAGGAAAATGTTCAATTTGGGCTGAAGGCCACAG TGCGAAAGTAATTTGTGCATTGTTGGAAACTACAAGTTCTATGGTACACAAGCTTGTGAAGAAGGAAGTGCAACCATTGGTAGATGATGGTATCCTCAAATTAGCCAAATGA